Within the Paenibacillus sp. AN1007 genome, the region ACGGCGCAGCAGGTCACTGCCCTCCTCGATCCGGCCTCGTTCATAGGCACGCAGCGCTTGTTTAAGAAGTGGTACCGTTTCGTTCAGCTTTATCGTCTTCTCTACTTTTGGGTCCTCTGGCTGCCGAAGCATGCCCAGATGACTTGTGTACTGAATGTAGAGCTGTTCCCTGCGGAGAAGTACACGCTGGCTCTGCTTCAGTTTGCGTGTGCTCCAATAGGCAGAACATACAGCAGCTTTACCAGAGACATGAGGGCCCACGGAGAATTCCAGCAGGATCTGCTTACTCTCTCCTTTGTAAACGTCACCAAGCCTGAGTACCCAACCTATATCCGTTTCTTTGGACCGGCAGCCATAGATGCCTTTAAGTTGAACTCCATGTTCCGGTTTGAGCAAGAGCTCTAAATCTCTCGACAAAATTTTGGGTGCTATTTTCCTAAGTCTTTTGGCAGGGGCTCCGTAACGCCACTCTATCATCATATATACGGGATCGGCTCCCCCTGTCGGTATGGCCTCTTTATTCCACGAATAAGATACTTCAAAGACTGAGTTCACTGGTAGTCTCTCCCCCGATTTATGTGTATTATCTTCTAAGTTATCAGGGTGAATGGACACTATATTGTCACGGAACATACGTTCTCATTACTTTTTTCCATTATATTAGTTTTATCTCCCTTGATCCGCCTAGAAGCGACAATAAACGACGAAAAAGCCTGGCTGTTAGCCAAGCTTTCCCCGCTCTTCTCTATGACAAGTCCCAACTTATACGGCAGAATGATCAATCTCCATTTTGTGCATGTATTGGGTACTGTCCGTTTCAGCAACAGGTGCATAAGTTACACTGTCAATAATCAGTTTGCGTCCGACTGGCTCGCCATTTACGGTAATCATAATTGTCTTCGTTGCTGTGGTCTGGTTGGATACGTACATATTATTCTACTCCTTCGTTTCACGATATTTATTTCAATCGAATGTATTGGGTTAAGGCATTATATTGCATATTTGTGAACAGGATATACGCGGAACGGAAGTCCAAGATTATGTTTTGCTCTGTTCAAGGTGCAGCTATCCTTGTATTACCCGATGATTTTTACAATTAAACATTTGTTTTTACCATCTTTTCGAGTGATTTCGGGTAATAAAACATCATCATCTTGAACCCATTCTCCCGATTATGACGTATAATGTAAGAGCCGTAATTCAACAAAAGACGACGAATTCGGCAATGAATTAATCTTACCGAAGAAAGAGGTGTACCTTATGCCAAAATCCGTTCAGGGTTATTTCATTCGGGTGTTTGTCACCACATGTATTCTGTTTACCGTCACATTCGTTTCGACTACAAATGCAGCGAGTGCCAATATATTTTCGGATATTTATAGCGGATGGGAGCGCGTGTCAGAACTGCCTGGAGAAGTGAATGCTCTACAGGAAAGCTACAAGCAGACGCTGGAGCAGTTAAATCAAACCTCCGCTCAATTGGGACAAGCCCAGGCCAATGTCGAAGCATTCAAGGCTCAAAATGATCAGCTCCTCGCCCAGAACCAAAAGCTGACGGAAATGGTCAGTAAACTGCAGAATGATCAGGATGCCAGAACAGCCACCGCACAGCGAATTCAAACGATGGTCATTACTGTCGCTGCTCTCATATTAGGTTACTTCCTATTGATTCGCGTGATGCGCTGGGGAATGCGCCGCAGATCCGGCCGATTATAAAAGAACAGGAGCAACTGCATGCAAATACATCTAAATCATGCTGAAAATGGCGGAGTCGGGCAGGTAGTCACATTTTCGCTAATCCAGGATGACCGCCTTCATATTTTGCATCCGCAGCAAATCGTCGCTTTTCGCGGGCCCAGCAGCGCCAGACAGGATAAATTGTTGAACATTTCGGGCATATATCGCAAAAAAAAGCTGATCAAATCCGAAATTACCGGTCCATGCCAGTTTGTCGCTGCCCTTCCTCCCGGATTTACTATGAAAGAAGTGGAGCTTACCGAGCACAGTGATCTGCTCTACGATTTTCGCCATTTGTTTTTTTACTCTGACGGTATCACGATGCAGACCAAAATTCAGAAAATTAAAAATATGCTGATTACCCGAGATGCTGTGAAGATGAAGTTTTCAGGTAAAGGCAGAATCGGCTTGCTGACACAGGGCCACGTATGTCAGCAAGAACTGCATCCCACTGCCCCGCTTTATGTCGATGCCGGGAGTATCATTGCCTACCCTGAGAATGCTCATCTAGAATTAACCGTATATGGAAATAATCTGGCAAGCCAGCATATGAACTATCATTGGAAAATGACGGGGCAGGGTTCAGTGCTTTTTCAAGCCGGACGGGAAAACCACAAGCTGCAGCAGGATATGAACGACGAAGGGTTGTTCAAACGTATACTTAAAGAAGTTATCCCTTTCGGCAATGTCATTATTAAATAAACCGGGATTGAAACTCCATATGCCGATCGGGCAGTGATGTGGTATACTGTTCCCGGACAATTAAAGAAGAAAATCCATGCCTATGGCATGGGAGAGGTTCGCGAACTCCCTCTACAAGACTTGACCTGCATAGGGTCGCTGCAGTCTTGCGTACAGATTTCGGTGGTTACATATAAACTTCACAAGCTAATGCTGTTTATATGCTGACACCGTGTACGTAAAAAACTAAGGACACTTGCTTATTACCGTTTTTTGAAGCGGTTATTAAGAAGGTGTGTTTTTTGATGGATGCCAGTTCATGAACTTCTCTGTTCTTCCGACATTCCCTGCTTCGCTGCAGGGGTGATCTCAAGAAGATGGAGAGGTTTTTTTATGTTGAACAAAGAAAAAGCAGTCGTTGTATTCAGCGGCGGACAGGACAGTACAACTTGTTTATTCTGGGCGAAACAACAATTCGCCGAAGTTGAAGTGGTTACGTTTGATTACGGACAGCGTCACAAGCTGGAGATTGAATGTGCAGCTGCCATTGCGAAGGATCTGGGTGTGCAGCAGACCGTACTGGATATGAGCTTGCTTAACCAGCTCGCACCAAACGCTCTCACACGTTCCGATGTGGAAATTACGCATGAAGAAGGCGAGCTGCCCAGCACATTTGTTGACGGAAGGAACTTACTGTTCCTCAGCTTTGCCGCCATTATGGCGAAACAAAAAGGGGCTCGTCACCTGGTTACAGGTGTATGCGAGACTGACTTCAGCGGATATCCCGATTGCCGGGATTCGTTTGTGAAGTCGATGAATGTGACCCTTAATCTGTCGATGGATTATCCATTCGTCATTCACACTCCGCTGATGT harbors:
- a CDS encoding AIM24 family protein, producing MQIHLNHAENGGVGQVVTFSLIQDDRLHILHPQQIVAFRGPSSARQDKLLNISGIYRKKKLIKSEITGPCQFVAALPPGFTMKEVELTEHSDLLYDFRHLFFYSDGITMQTKIQKIKNMLITRDAVKMKFSGKGRIGLLTQGHVCQQELHPTAPLYVDAGSIIAYPENAHLELTVYGNNLASQHMNYHWKMTGQGSVLFQAGRENHKLQQDMNDEGLFKRILKEVIPFGNVIIK
- the queC gene encoding 7-cyano-7-deazaguanine synthase QueC gives rise to the protein MNKEKAVVVFSGGQDSTTCLFWAKQQFAEVEVVTFDYGQRHKLEIECAAAIAKDLGVQQTVLDMSLLNQLAPNALTRSDVEITHEEGELPSTFVDGRNLLFLSFAAIMAKQKGARHLVTGVCETDFSGYPDCRDSFVKSMNVTLNLSMDYPFVIHTPLMWLDKAQTWKMADELGAFDYVRERTLTCYNGVIGDGCGECPACKLRKAGLDRYVQERTAARTTAPSTGADA